One genomic window of Cellulophaga sp. Hel_I_12 includes the following:
- a CDS encoding CPXCG motif-containing cysteine-rich protein has translation MYEHFFQCPYCWEEISMLLDTSIRKQTYIEDCEVCCNPIEITPEFQDQELIGFDALDVEQ, from the coding sequence ATGTACGAACACTTTTTTCAATGTCCTTATTGTTGGGAAGAAATTTCAATGTTGTTAGATACCTCCATCCGAAAACAAACCTACATTGAGGACTGTGAAGTGTGTTGTAATCCCATAGAAATTACGCCCGAGTTCCAAGACCAAGAACTTATTGGTTTTGATGCCCTAGATGTAGAGCAGTAA
- a CDS encoding leucine-rich repeat domain-containing protein: protein MNKLKNIVSVQWFSHMKITLTLLILMSSIKTFADISEEEKQILIEIYENTDGLHWENKWNLEEPVANWYGVTIANNSVIKINLFHNNLSGVLPNSIGSLKNLTELNLAFNQLTGELPQQISNLEKLTILKLEMNRLKGSLPEDLGRMIQLQELSIFNNFMSGAIPLSIGNLKNLKILNLSSNNFKGQIPSSIGELSNLESLGLFENSLEGSMPSQLGRLIKLKELVLANNQLKGSIPKEVGQLASLEIFQIQNNGFDSFEDINSLKSNNILVFDFDKHKISTLPKFKDINTINTRMADTKFEDENEN, encoded by the coding sequence ATGAATAAATTAAAGAATATAGTTTCAGTACAATGGTTTTCGCACATGAAAATAACATTGACGTTGTTGATTTTGATGTCGAGTATAAAAACCTTTGCAGATATTTCTGAAGAGGAAAAACAAATACTAATTGAAATTTATGAAAACACTGATGGTTTGCATTGGGAAAATAAATGGAATTTAGAAGAACCAGTGGCTAATTGGTATGGAGTAACGATAGCGAATAATAGCGTTATAAAGATAAATTTGTTTCATAATAATTTATCAGGGGTTTTACCCAATAGTATTGGAAGTTTAAAAAATTTAACAGAATTAAATTTAGCTTTTAATCAGTTAACCGGCGAATTGCCTCAACAAATTAGCAACTTAGAAAAATTAACCATTCTTAAGTTAGAAATGAATAGGCTTAAAGGAAGCCTACCGGAAGATTTAGGCCGCATGATTCAATTACAAGAATTAAGCATTTTTAATAATTTTATGTCTGGAGCTATTCCTCTAAGCATTGGTAATTTAAAAAACCTAAAAATACTGAACTTATCCAGTAACAATTTTAAAGGGCAGATTCCCAGTTCTATCGGAGAATTAAGCAACTTAGAGTCTTTAGGCTTATTTGAAAATAGCTTAGAAGGTAGCATGCCATCGCAATTAGGTAGGCTAATTAAATTAAAAGAATTGGTATTGGCGAATAACCAACTTAAGGGTTCAATACCTAAAGAGGTGGGGCAATTAGCAAGTTTAGAAATATTTCAAATTCAAAATAATGGTTTCGATTCTTTCGAAGATATCAATAGTCTAAAATCAAATAATATTTTGGTGTTCGATTTTGACAAACATAAAATAAGTACCCTACCCAAATTTAAAGATATTAATACCATCAATACCAGAATGGCAGATACTAAATTTGAGGACGAAAACGAAAATTAG
- a CDS encoding efflux RND transporter periplasmic adaptor subunit, giving the protein MRHLNYKIVLFIALLLLTACGSKDAKNTISEPEGTITTDDRIYVTKAQFEHNKMTLGALEEKAFPKVVKTTGMIDVPPENKSIINAMMGGYIKTTPLLIGDKVKKGQQLVTLENPEFITLQQNYLETKEQLSYLKAEYDRQKTMVEEKITSQKNYLKAESDYYTAMARYNGLRKQLSLLNISISQVEKGNITSIVAIYSPIAGSITKVNVARGTFVSPATPIMEIIDHDHVHIELSVFEKDIMQLKKGQEIQFTIPEASEEQYEAEIYLIGTVIEDNRTVKVHGHLKDETKANFLVGMFVQADIITSSVTKKALPEAAVIDLDGVYTILQLDSTDDKGYYFKATEIESDYNYNGFSAVTDSENLKDSKFLTNGAFKLLSGD; this is encoded by the coding sequence ATGCGACACCTAAACTATAAAATTGTTTTATTCATAGCTTTACTTCTACTAACCGCTTGTGGTTCAAAAGATGCAAAAAACACTATTTCTGAACCCGAAGGGACCATCACTACCGATGACAGAATCTATGTGACAAAAGCGCAATTTGAACATAACAAAATGACTCTTGGAGCCCTAGAAGAAAAAGCGTTTCCCAAGGTGGTAAAAACCACAGGAATGATTGATGTGCCACCCGAAAACAAATCTATCATTAATGCTATGATGGGAGGCTACATTAAAACAACCCCATTATTGATTGGTGATAAAGTAAAAAAAGGGCAACAACTCGTGACTCTTGAAAATCCAGAATTTATTACGCTGCAGCAAAATTACTTAGAGACCAAAGAGCAACTTAGTTATTTGAAAGCGGAGTACGATCGGCAAAAAACTATGGTAGAAGAAAAAATAACCTCTCAAAAAAATTATTTAAAAGCAGAAAGTGACTATTATACGGCTATGGCCCGATATAACGGATTGCGCAAACAATTATCCCTATTAAATATTTCTATTTCACAGGTAGAAAAAGGAAATATCACATCGATAGTTGCTATTTACTCCCCAATTGCCGGAAGTATTACCAAGGTTAATGTAGCCAGAGGAACTTTTGTTTCGCCTGCTACACCGATCATGGAAATTATTGATCATGATCATGTGCATATTGAGTTATCGGTTTTTGAAAAAGATATTATGCAACTAAAAAAAGGACAAGAGATTCAATTTACCATTCCTGAAGCCTCTGAAGAACAGTATGAAGCCGAAATATACTTAATTGGGACTGTTATTGAAGATAACCGAACAGTAAAGGTTCATGGCCATTTAAAAGACGAAACTAAAGCTAATTTTTTGGTAGGCATGTTTGTACAAGCAGACATTATAACTTCTTCTGTAACAAAAAAAGCCTTACCTGAAGCTGCAGTCATAGATTTAGATGGTGTTTATACCATTTTACAATTAGACTCAACAGATGACAAGGGATATTACTTTAAAGCGACTGAAATTGAATCTGACTATAATTATAATGGGTTTTCAGCGGTTACTGATTCCGAAAATTTGAAGGATTCTAAATTTTTAACGAATGGCGCTTTTAAACTTTTGAGTGGAGACTAA
- a CDS encoding TolC family protein has product MKIIYLIGLFFSCSSVVFAQDKLLTKDDAITLALENNFGIKVAKNQVEISDNNQGILNSGYLPTLTGSANASYNRDDTTVEFPGQLLDNGAPRPDINLNKAEAQRYNSSVNLNYVLFDGMGRMYNYKRLKETYELSELQARETIENTLLQLFSVYFQVARLTENSKVLQNVLTISKDRFLRSEYAFEYGQSTKLDILNAQVDITNDSIALLNVKQQLANAKRDLNVVLNENLNNNFEVDTLIAFIPDLQLSEYMSEAKQNNVAVLQTEKTLKINEYDIKVNKSGYLPRLALNGSYGWNLNQSPASAFFPGTNNTTNNIGLSANLTWNLFDGGSTTVRVKNSKIAYENQELVKQQIELEVDRDIQNAKAIYENRLTIFQIQEQNVITNQNNFERSKEQFQLGRISSIEFRQAQINLLNASTNKNLAKYDAKLAELQLLQLTGQLLNVEF; this is encoded by the coding sequence ATGAAAATAATTTATTTAATAGGGCTATTTTTTAGCTGTAGCTCCGTAGTTTTTGCTCAAGATAAGCTGTTGACTAAAGACGATGCGATAACACTGGCATTAGAGAATAATTTTGGTATTAAGGTGGCAAAAAACCAAGTGGAAATTTCAGATAATAATCAGGGAATTTTAAACTCTGGGTACTTGCCAACCTTAACAGGTTCGGCCAATGCCTCATATAATCGTGACGATACTACTGTGGAATTCCCTGGACAGCTACTTGACAATGGCGCTCCAAGACCAGACATCAACCTTAATAAGGCCGAAGCACAACGCTATAACTCAAGTGTGAACTTAAACTATGTCTTATTCGATGGCATGGGTCGTATGTACAACTACAAACGATTAAAAGAAACCTATGAGCTTAGTGAATTGCAAGCTAGAGAAACCATAGAGAACACTTTATTACAGTTGTTTAGTGTTTATTTTCAAGTGGCACGATTAACCGAAAATTCGAAAGTGCTTCAAAATGTATTAACCATCTCAAAAGATAGGTTTCTAAGGTCAGAATATGCTTTCGAATACGGGCAAAGTACAAAATTAGACATTCTAAATGCACAGGTAGATATTACCAATGATAGCATTGCCTTATTAAATGTGAAACAACAGTTAGCCAATGCTAAAAGAGATTTAAATGTTGTCTTAAATGAAAATTTGAATAACAACTTCGAGGTAGATACTTTAATTGCTTTTATTCCTGATTTGCAATTAAGCGAATATATGTCTGAGGCAAAACAAAATAACGTTGCTGTATTGCAAACCGAAAAAACCTTAAAAATCAATGAATATGATATAAAGGTGAACAAATCTGGTTACCTACCAAGGCTGGCTTTAAATGGCTCGTATGGGTGGAATTTAAATCAAAGTCCTGCTTCGGCCTTCTTTCCTGGCACGAATAACACAACAAATAATATAGGATTAAGTGCCAATTTAACATGGAATTTATTCGACGGGGGCAGCACTACAGTCCGCGTTAAAAATTCAAAAATAGCCTACGAAAATCAAGAATTAGTGAAACAACAAATTGAGCTAGAGGTCGATAGGGATATCCAAAATGCGAAGGCTATTTACGAAAATAGACTAACGATATTTCAGATTCAGGAGCAAAATGTCATTACCAATCAAAATAATTTTGAGCGTTCTAAAGAGCAATTTCAATTAGGAAGAATTAGCTCTATTGAATTTCGCCAGGCCCAAATAAATTTATTAAATGCTAGCACCAATAAAAATTTAGCAAAGTATGATGCTAAGTTGGCAGAATTACAATTATTGCAATTAACGGGGCAGTTATTAAATGTTGAGTTCTAG
- a CDS encoding DUF983 domain-containing protein: MLKKGNKLYSILTGTCPKCQEESMYLNKNPYYLGQIYKMHERCSHCNVKYKIEPSFFYGAMYVSYGLGVGIAVAAFIISFVFIGLSLVVSFAAIIGTLILLMPMIMRLSRNIWINFFISYDSHAVSNK, encoded by the coding sequence ATGTTAAAAAAAGGAAACAAACTATACAGCATTTTAACAGGAACTTGTCCTAAATGTCAAGAAGAAAGTATGTATTTGAATAAAAACCCTTATTATTTAGGGCAAATTTACAAAATGCATGAGCGTTGTTCGCATTGTAATGTGAAATATAAAATAGAACCTTCCTTTTTTTATGGTGCCATGTATGTAAGTTATGGTCTAGGTGTTGGTATTGCCGTTGCTGCCTTTATTATTTCATTTGTTTTTATAGGCTTAAGTTTAGTGGTTAGCTTTGCAGCTATCATTGGAACTTTAATTCTTTTAATGCCCATGATCATGCGCTTATCCAGAAATATTTGGATTAATTTTTTTATCAGTTACGATTCCCATGCGGTTTCAAATAAATGA
- a CDS encoding efflux RND transporter permease subunit has protein sequence MRSIITYFIKYHVAVSVFILAITVFGIAGALSLKSSFFPLTDSKNISIAVTYPGASPQEIEEGVVLKIEDNLKGLQGVDRVTSTSRENSGSINVEIEKGQDIDFMLLEVKNAVDRVPSFPTGMEPLIVAKQEAVRQTISFAISGQDIPLATLKQIGRQVENDVRAIKGISQIQISGYPQEEIEIAVNENNLLAYNISFEEVAAAVANANILVTGGNIKTSTEEYLIRANNRAYYGDEISNLIVRATPSGQTVRLKDVASIRDRFAESPNASYFNGNLSINITITSTNTEDLITSAENIKEYIEDFNQKYNNVEINVVNDQSTTLVQRTELLTENAIMGMILVLIFLSLFLNTRLAFWVAFGLPISFLGMFVFAGFFDVTINVLSLFGMIIVIGILVDDGIVIAENIYQHYEKGKSPIQAAIDGTMEVIPPIVSAIITTILAFSIFLFLDGRIGEIFGEVSVIVILTLAVSLVEALIILPAHLAHSKALQPISDKPKSKMAQAFAKLRVINQAGDRFMNYMRDTLYAPLLKFTLKYKMLTFSFFALALILTYGSVGGGIIKTAFFPNIASDRVSISLEMPNGTNEKVTDSIISFIEEKAAIVNKELTEKYLKGTDQVLFDNMIRNLGPGSSSASLTINLLPGEERPDEISSELVTNRLRELVGPVLGVESLIFGSGGNFGGSPVAVSLLGNNIEELKAAKKELKSALENNALLKDVADNDPAGIKEIRLQLKENAYLLGLDLRTIMNQVRAGFFGAQAQRFQRGQDEIRVWVRYDRENRSSIQDLDEMRITTPSGAKVPLKEIATYTIERGDVAINHLEGLREIQITADLKDSKETSPIDIMFDIENNIMPEIQSQYPTVTASYEGQNRERNKLFDSLTYVGLSVLGLIYLTIAFTFRSFSQPLMLLLLIPFSLTAVAWGHWIHNFPVNILSMLGIIALIGIMVNDGLVLIGKFNGNLRAGMQFDEAMFDAGKSRFRAIFLTSITTIAGLAPLLLEKSRQAQFLKPMAISIAYGIGFATILTLLMLPLFIAFSNRFKVTTKWLATGNTISKEEVERAIKEKDEELHLQGELKHKEE, from the coding sequence ATGCGCAGTATCATAACGTATTTTATAAAATACCACGTTGCAGTCAGTGTTTTTATACTAGCCATCACGGTATTTGGTATTGCCGGAGCATTATCCCTTAAGTCGTCTTTCTTTCCCTTAACGGATTCAAAAAACATTAGTATTGCGGTAACATATCCAGGTGCTTCCCCTCAAGAGATTGAAGAAGGGGTAGTGCTTAAAATTGAAGACAACTTAAAGGGCTTACAAGGTGTTGATCGCGTAACCTCTACTTCAAGAGAAAACAGTGGATCTATAAACGTGGAGATAGAAAAAGGTCAAGACATTGACTTTATGCTGCTAGAAGTAAAAAATGCGGTAGATAGAGTGCCTTCTTTTCCAACAGGCATGGAACCTTTAATTGTGGCCAAGCAAGAAGCTGTAAGGCAGACCATAAGTTTTGCCATTAGCGGTCAAGATATTCCCTTAGCCACCTTAAAGCAGATCGGTAGGCAGGTAGAGAATGATGTTAGAGCCATTAAGGGAATTTCACAAATACAAATTTCAGGATACCCACAAGAAGAAATTGAAATTGCTGTTAACGAAAATAATCTATTAGCCTATAATATATCCTTTGAAGAAGTAGCTGCAGCCGTTGCGAATGCTAATATTTTAGTGACAGGTGGAAATATTAAAACAAGCACTGAAGAGTACCTTATTCGGGCTAACAACAGAGCGTACTACGGAGATGAGATATCTAATTTAATCGTAAGAGCAACGCCCTCTGGACAAACCGTTCGCCTTAAAGATGTGGCTAGTATTCGTGATCGCTTCGCGGAAAGTCCTAATGCCTCTTATTTCAATGGAAATTTATCAATCAATATTACGATTACAAGTACCAACACGGAAGATTTAATTACCTCCGCGGAGAATATAAAAGAGTATATTGAAGACTTTAACCAAAAGTACAATAATGTTGAAATAAACGTTGTCAACGACCAATCCACAACCCTAGTACAGCGGACCGAACTGTTAACGGAAAACGCCATCATGGGGATGATTTTAGTACTCATCTTTTTATCGCTTTTTTTAAATACACGATTAGCATTTTGGGTGGCCTTTGGTTTGCCCATTTCGTTTCTTGGAATGTTTGTTTTTGCAGGCTTTTTTGATGTGACTATCAATGTATTATCGCTTTTCGGAATGATTATCGTAATTGGTATTTTAGTGGATGACGGTATTGTTATCGCAGAAAATATTTACCAACATTACGAGAAGGGAAAGTCACCCATTCAAGCAGCAATAGATGGCACCATGGAGGTAATTCCACCTATTGTGTCTGCCATTATTACGACGATTTTAGCCTTTTCTATTTTTCTATTTTTAGATGGCCGTATTGGAGAAATTTTTGGGGAAGTATCGGTCATAGTAATTTTAACATTGGCAGTTTCGCTGGTTGAGGCTTTAATTATTCTTCCAGCACACTTGGCACACTCCAAAGCCTTGCAGCCAATAAGCGATAAGCCAAAGTCGAAAATGGCTCAGGCATTTGCTAAGTTAAGAGTCATAAATCAAGCAGGAGATCGCTTTATGAATTATATGCGTGATACGCTATACGCCCCTTTACTTAAATTTACCTTAAAGTACAAAATGCTAACTTTTTCATTTTTTGCTTTGGCCTTAATACTCACCTATGGTTCGGTGGGTGGAGGTATCATTAAAACTGCTTTTTTTCCAAACATTGCGAGTGATCGTGTTTCTATATCCTTAGAAATGCCTAACGGCACCAATGAAAAGGTAACAGATTCGATTATTAGTTTTATTGAAGAAAAGGCAGCCATTGTCAATAAAGAGCTCACCGAAAAATATTTGAAAGGTACAGATCAGGTGCTTTTTGATAACATGATTAGAAACTTAGGCCCCGGATCTTCCTCGGCCTCATTAACCATTAATCTTTTACCCGGTGAAGAGCGCCCAGACGAAATCTCGTCTGAGTTAGTAACGAATAGATTACGAGAATTGGTGGGTCCAGTATTAGGTGTAGAAAGTTTAATCTTTGGATCTGGAGGCAATTTTGGAGGCAGCCCTGTTGCGGTATCTTTATTAGGCAACAACATTGAAGAGCTGAAAGCTGCTAAAAAAGAATTAAAAAGCGCTTTAGAAAATAATGCCTTGTTAAAAGATGTGGCTGATAATGATCCAGCGGGGATTAAAGAAATACGACTGCAGTTAAAAGAAAATGCGTACCTGTTAGGGCTTGATTTACGAACCATTATGAACCAAGTGCGCGCAGGATTTTTTGGAGCTCAGGCACAGCGTTTTCAGCGTGGACAAGATGAAATTAGGGTTTGGGTGCGATACGATAGAGAAAATAGATCATCTATTCAAGATTTAGATGAAATGCGCATCACCACTCCTTCTGGAGCTAAAGTGCCCTTAAAAGAAATTGCAACCTATACCATTGAAAGAGGCGATGTAGCGATAAACCATTTAGAGGGTTTAAGAGAAATTCAAATTACGGCCGATTTAAAGGACAGTAAAGAAACGAGCCCCATTGATATCATGTTCGATATTGAAAATAACATCATGCCCGAAATACAGTCGCAATACCCAACAGTTACGGCATCTTACGAGGGTCAAAATAGAGAACGAAATAAATTATTTGATTCTTTAACCTATGTAGGCCTATCGGTTTTAGGCTTAATTTACTTGACTATAGCCTTTACATTTCGCAGTTTTAGTCAACCTTTGATGTTGTTATTATTGATTCCTTTTAGTTTAACCGCTGTGGCTTGGGGGCATTGGATTCACAATTTTCCTGTAAATATTTTGTCGATGTTAGGAATCATTGCCTTAATAGGTATTATGGTAAACGACGGATTGGTACTTATCGGTAAATTTAATGGCAATTTACGAGCAGGAATGCAATTTGATGAAGCTATGTTCGATGCGGGAAAATCTCGGTTTAGGGCTATCTTTTTAACTTCAATCACTACAATAGCAGGTTTAGCACCTTTATTATTAGAAAAAAGTAGACAGGCGCAATTTTTAAAACCAATGGCTATTTCTATTGCCTACGGAATTGGTTTTGCGACCATTTTAACCCTATTGATGCTCCCTTTATTTATAGCTTTTAGCAATAGGTTTAAAGTAACTACAAAATGGTTGGCCACAGGAAATACCATTAGCAAAGAAGAGGTAGAGCGCGCCATCAAAGAAAAAGACGAAGAATTACATTTACAAGGAGAACTGAAGCACAAAGAGGAATGA
- a CDS encoding efflux RND transporter periplasmic adaptor subunit, with the protein MRKIILTILGIALIILSIFGANALIESKTALKPKLDKVVKTVITEKVKNGTIAIIVPANGTVVAKRRVELYAEVQGVFNKGSKLFKPGETYKQGETIIRIDATEYAASVQSAKSNLYNLLTSIMPDLRLDYPTIFEKWQKYLTNFDMNNATPSLPEMTSEKEKYFISGRGILTSYYTVKNLEQRLGKFRISAPFDGIVTEALVTEGTLIRSGQKLGEFINTDVYELEVSVSKAYSDLLKIGESVSLTNLEQNQEFEGTVSRINGSVDQASQTIRAFIEVKDKRLKEGMYLEAKLNAKQETNAIEINRGLLLENNQIFIVRDSILDLLEVTPVYFSDKKVVLKNIPEGTVMISRPVVGAYAGMLVKVLEETKENTTN; encoded by the coding sequence ATGAGAAAAATAATATTAACTATTTTGGGTATCGCCCTAATTATACTCTCTATTTTTGGTGCAAATGCATTGATAGAAAGTAAAACTGCTCTAAAACCCAAACTAGATAAAGTTGTAAAAACGGTTATCACAGAAAAAGTAAAAAATGGGACTATTGCTATTATTGTTCCGGCCAATGGAACTGTCGTGGCTAAAAGAAGAGTGGAACTCTATGCTGAGGTTCAGGGAGTTTTCAATAAAGGAAGTAAATTATTTAAGCCAGGTGAAACCTACAAGCAAGGAGAAACAATTATTCGCATAGATGCTACTGAATACGCAGCAAGCGTGCAATCAGCAAAAAGTAATTTATACAATTTACTTACCTCTATCATGCCAGATTTACGTTTAGATTATCCTACTATTTTTGAAAAATGGCAAAAATATCTAACTAATTTTGATATGAATAATGCCACGCCTTCGCTGCCTGAAATGACCTCAGAAAAAGAAAAATATTTTATATCAGGAAGAGGAATTTTAACCAGTTACTACACGGTTAAAAACTTAGAGCAACGCTTAGGGAAGTTCCGAATTAGCGCTCCTTTTGATGGTATAGTGACAGAAGCTTTGGTCACAGAAGGTACCTTAATTAGATCAGGTCAAAAATTAGGGGAGTTTATAAATACCGACGTTTATGAATTAGAAGTATCCGTTAGTAAAGCATACAGTGATTTACTCAAAATTGGAGAAAGCGTTAGCTTGACTAATTTAGAACAAAATCAAGAATTTGAAGGTACCGTCAGTAGAATAAACGGTAGTGTTGACCAAGCTTCTCAAACAATAAGGGCTTTTATTGAAGTAAAAGATAAACGTTTAAAGGAAGGGATGTATTTAGAAGCAAAACTAAATGCAAAACAGGAAACGAATGCCATTGAAATTAATAGGGGCTTGTTATTAGAAAACAATCAAATATTCATAGTTCGAGACAGCATTTTAGATCTTTTAGAGGTAACTCCTGTATATTTTTCAGATAAGAAAGTAGTTTTAAAAAACATTCCAGAAGGTACTGTAATGATCTCTAGACCTGTAGTAGGTGCCTATGCAGGTATGTTAGTTAAAGTATTAGAAGAAACCAAAGAAAACACAACAAACTAA
- a CDS encoding ABC-F family ATP-binding cassette domain-containing protein produces MLNIHNLSVSFNGEYLFEEISFRLNAGDRVGLIGKNGAGKSTLLKLLSKEMQADSGVIASDKEVQIGFLKQDLDFEQGRTVLEEAYQAFEEIKSLELQLDSINKQLAERTDYESESYSKLIDDLSDVSHRYEILGGYNYQGETEKILQGLGFKREDFNKYTDTFSGGWRMRIELAKLLLQNNDVLLLDEPTNHLDIESIIWLEQFLRTSNSAVAIVSHDRMFLDNVTNRTIEISLGRIYDYAKPYTEFLVLRKEIQEQQLSAQKNQEKQIQQTEKLIEKFRAKASKASMAQSLIKKLDKLDRIEVDEDDTSVMNLRFPVSITPGKVVVEIEDLSKHYGKKEVLNYINLLIERDSKTAFVGQNGQGKSTLAKIIVGELEHQGKLKLGHNVQIGYFAQNQAEYLDGNKTILNTMIDAANEKNRSKVRDILGSFLFRGDEVDKYVKVLSGGERNRLALAKMLLQPFNVLVMDEPTNHLDIKSKNVLKQALQSFEGTLILVSHDRDFLQGLTDKVYDFKDGDIKEYLGDINFYLDQRKVDDFREIEKKQPEANPKTKKVVSEVSYEDQKKLKSLNNKLSNVESNIAQLEKQIAEIDKDLLANYDQTIARPHFFESYEKKKKTLKNHMEEWEELTLKLEALAEVLK; encoded by the coding sequence ATGCTAAACATCCATAACCTTTCTGTTTCTTTTAATGGAGAGTATTTATTTGAAGAAATATCATTCCGTTTAAATGCTGGCGACAGAGTAGGCCTAATTGGTAAAAACGGGGCAGGAAAATCTACCTTGCTAAAATTGCTTTCCAAAGAAATGCAAGCGGATAGTGGTGTTATTGCTTCGGATAAAGAAGTACAGATTGGTTTTTTAAAGCAAGATTTAGACTTTGAACAAGGCCGAACGGTTTTAGAAGAAGCCTATCAAGCATTTGAAGAAATTAAATCCTTAGAGTTGCAATTAGACAGTATCAACAAGCAACTCGCTGAACGTACCGATTATGAAAGTGAGTCGTATAGTAAGCTTATTGATGATTTAAGTGATGTATCGCACCGCTATGAAATTCTCGGGGGTTACAATTACCAAGGTGAAACGGAAAAGATATTACAAGGCTTAGGGTTTAAGCGTGAAGATTTTAATAAATATACAGATACCTTTTCAGGAGGTTGGCGTATGCGAATTGAATTAGCCAAATTGTTACTTCAAAATAACGATGTGTTGCTCTTAGATGAACCTACCAACCACTTAGATATTGAATCGATCATTTGGTTAGAACAGTTTTTAAGAACTAGCAATAGTGCAGTCGCTATTGTATCGCATGATAGAATGTTTTTAGACAATGTGACCAACAGAACCATAGAAATTTCTTTAGGTCGCATTTATGACTATGCCAAACCTTATACAGAATTTTTAGTACTTCGAAAAGAGATTCAGGAGCAACAATTAAGCGCTCAAAAAAATCAAGAAAAGCAAATACAACAAACCGAAAAGTTAATCGAAAAGTTCAGAGCCAAAGCGAGTAAGGCATCTATGGCGCAATCTTTAATTAAAAAATTAGATAAGTTAGATCGGATCGAAGTGGATGAAGATGATACGAGTGTCATGAATTTGCGTTTTCCTGTTTCGATTACACCAGGGAAAGTGGTCGTTGAGATTGAAGATCTTTCGAAGCATTATGGAAAAAAAGAAGTACTCAATTATATTAATCTATTGATAGAGCGCGATAGTAAAACAGCATTTGTTGGGCAAAACGGCCAAGGAAAATCTACTCTTGCTAAAATAATCGTGGGAGAGTTAGAGCATCAAGGAAAATTAAAGCTTGGGCATAATGTTCAAATAGGATATTTTGCACAAAACCAAGCCGAGTATTTAGATGGTAATAAAACTATTCTAAATACGATGATTGATGCTGCCAATGAAAAGAACAGAAGTAAAGTTCGGGATATTTTAGGTTCTTTTTTATTCAGAGGCGATGAGGTAGACAAATATGTAAAGGTTTTGTCTGGTGGGGAAAGAAACCGCTTAGCATTAGCCAAAATGTTATTACAACCATTTAACGTTTTGGTCATGGATGAGCCTACCAACCACTTAGATATAAAGTCTAAAAATGTTTTAAAGCAAGCACTACAAAGTTTCGAAGGTACCCTTATTTTAGTGTCGCATGATCGTGACTTTTTACAAGGACTTACCGATAAAGTATATGACTTTAAGGATGGTGATATTAAAGAGTATTTAGGCGATATAAATTTTTATTTAGACCAACGTAAAGTCGATGATTTTAGAGAGATTGAAAAAAAACAGCCAGAGGCAAATCCAAAAACCAAAAAAGTTGTTTCTGAAGTTTCTTATGAAGATCAAAAAAAGTTAAAGTCCTTAAATAACAAATTGAGCAACGTAGAAAGTAATATTGCACAATTAGAAAAACAAATAGCGGAAATCGATAAAGATTTATTAGCGAATTACGATCAAACCATAGCAAGACCTCACTTTTTTGAGAGCTATGAAAAAAAGAAAAAAACACTTAAGAACCACATGGAAGAGTGGGAAGAATTGACCCTGAAGCTAGAAGCCCTAGCTGAGGTATTAAAATAG